A single window of Bordetella genomosp. 11 DNA harbors:
- a CDS encoding branched-chain amino acid ABC transporter substrate-binding protein — MTKHHRLAAMAALALTAGMLAAPAQAQAIKIAVVGPTTGPVTQYGDMVREGVATAIEQVNAQGGVNGHKLETVIIDDGCEPKQGPTAANRVVNEKISFVVGGVCSGATIAAAPIYDQEGVVMITPSATAPALTDGKKYNFIFRTIGRDDQQGPAAAAYIIEKVKPKKVAILHDKQSYGQGIATSVKSQLEKAGIAVPVFEGINAGDSDYSAVITKLKSQNVDFVYYGGYHPEMGLLMRQASEQGLKVRFMGPEGTGNPDINAIAGPAVEGMLLTLPADFSQDPRNAKLVQAFKDKQRNASGAFQLTAYTATMAIVDGIKGAGSTDPAKVAAWLHKSSIESPIGTVSWNSQGDLNSFAFKVYEWHKDGSHTPAP, encoded by the coding sequence ATGACAAAGCACCATCGTTTGGCGGCCATGGCCGCGCTTGCCCTGACGGCCGGCATGCTGGCCGCGCCGGCTCAGGCCCAGGCGATCAAGATCGCCGTGGTCGGCCCGACCACCGGTCCCGTCACGCAGTACGGCGACATGGTCCGCGAAGGCGTCGCTACCGCCATCGAGCAGGTCAATGCCCAGGGGGGCGTCAACGGCCACAAGCTCGAGACCGTGATCATCGACGATGGCTGCGAGCCCAAGCAGGGCCCGACGGCGGCCAACCGGGTGGTGAACGAGAAGATCAGCTTCGTCGTGGGCGGGGTCTGCTCCGGCGCGACGATCGCCGCCGCGCCGATCTACGATCAGGAAGGCGTGGTGATGATCACGCCGTCGGCGACCGCCCCGGCCCTGACCGACGGCAAGAAGTACAACTTCATTTTCCGCACCATCGGCCGCGACGACCAGCAAGGTCCGGCGGCGGCAGCCTACATCATCGAGAAGGTCAAGCCCAAGAAGGTCGCGATACTGCACGACAAGCAGTCGTATGGCCAGGGCATCGCCACCTCGGTCAAGAGCCAGCTGGAAAAGGCCGGAATCGCAGTCCCGGTATTCGAGGGCATCAATGCCGGCGACAGCGACTATTCCGCCGTCATCACCAAGCTCAAGAGCCAGAACGTCGACTTCGTCTACTACGGCGGCTATCACCCCGAAATGGGCCTGCTGATGCGCCAGGCGTCGGAACAGGGCCTGAAGGTGCGCTTCATGGGGCCGGAAGGCACCGGCAATCCGGATATCAACGCCATCGCCGGCCCGGCCGTGGAAGGCATGCTGCTGACCCTGCCGGCGGACTTCTCCCAGGACCCGCGCAACGCGAAGCTGGTGCAGGCCTTCAAGGACAAGCAGCGCAATGCGTCCGGCGCCTTCCAGCTGACGGCCTATACGGCGACGATGGCCATCGTCGACGGTATCAAGGGCGCGGGTTCGACGGATCCGGCGAAGGTGGCGGCCTGGCTGCACAAAAGCAGCATCGAATCGCCCATCGGCACGGTATCCTGGAACTCGCAGGGGGACCTGAACAGTTTCGCCTTCAAGGTCTACGAGTGGCACAAGGACGGTTCGCATACGCCGGCGCCCTAA
- a CDS encoding RBBP9/YdeN family alpha/beta hydrolase has product MRFQPIIVPGWMDSGPDHWQTLWERSLPHAVRVCQRDWHNPDPREWVAAVAARVEAAPWPALLIAHSLGCIATTALPAALHGRIGAALLVAPADVERPGAPPCLASFAPIATQALSFQSVVVASDDDPYCALPRAREFAQHWGSRLVVLSGAGHINAAAGFGNWPDGLKILHALRRRAAWRVTAPVRRIPPLARARA; this is encoded by the coding sequence ATGCGATTTCAACCGATCATCGTCCCGGGTTGGATGGATTCCGGCCCCGATCACTGGCAAACGCTCTGGGAGCGCAGCCTGCCCCATGCCGTGCGGGTGTGCCAGCGGGATTGGCACAACCCGGATCCGCGCGAATGGGTCGCCGCCGTGGCCGCGCGCGTGGAGGCGGCGCCCTGGCCGGCCTTGTTGATTGCCCACAGCCTGGGCTGCATCGCGACGACCGCCCTGCCCGCCGCGCTGCACGGCCGGATCGGCGCGGCGCTGCTGGTGGCACCGGCGGACGTCGAGCGGCCGGGCGCGCCGCCCTGCCTGGCATCGTTCGCGCCCATTGCGACGCAGGCGCTGTCTTTCCAGAGCGTGGTGGTCGCCAGCGACGACGATCCCTATTGCGCCCTGCCCCGCGCCCGCGAATTCGCGCAGCATTGGGGCAGCCGTCTCGTGGTGCTCTCCGGCGCCGGGCACATCAATGCGGCGGCCGGCTTCGGCAACTGGCCGGACGGCCTGAAAATACTGCATGCCCTGCGTCGCCGCGCAGCCTGGCGCGTCACCGCGCCGGTGCGCCGCATTCCTCCGCTGGCGCGGGCGCGCGCCTGA